The Oscarella lobularis chromosome 8, ooOscLobu1.1, whole genome shotgun sequence nucleotide sequence GCGACATTGTTGTGCATCCGGGAGGCGCTAAAGCAACGTGACATGGCGAAGCAGCCCACTTCGAGGCTTATTGTCGGTCTACGAAGACTTCTCATCGGGGTTAGGCGAATCTACGGACTTTATTTACCTATTAAGTACGTTTTCTGTGCAGAAAGACATCACGTCGCCGTATCGTTGGCCTGATACCGCCTCGACGCGGTCCGGCTatctcattttctctttgaaaCGGCTCTCACGTCGAATTATTTTAGATCTCCACCCCCACCTAACCTACCCGATGGCCAAGGACACGGAATAAAAGCGAACTACTATCACCGCAGAGATTTGCGACG carries:
- the LOC136190345 gene encoding NADH dehydrogenase [ubiquinone] 1 alpha subcomplex subunit 7-like gives rise to the protein MAKQPTSRLIVGLRRLLIGKDITSPYRWPDTASTRSPPPPNLPDGQGHGIKANYYHRRDLRREVTPPFACQVQKLLAEEGEKKPEQKQIVPGTAYKWHWKRP